A part of Uloborus diversus isolate 005 chromosome 6, Udiv.v.3.1, whole genome shotgun sequence genomic DNA contains:
- the LOC129225044 gene encoding uncharacterized protein LOC129225044, with amino-acid sequence MIHADRMPANAHKGRFNAPSANEVALMIVGQQFQQRDIILESRNAKQQRISELHRAYDALQYPLMFCYGEDGYSVDVLQQDTADKLGPTTKLPVKKTVSAAQFYSWRIMLRDTEENYLLRYCALLSQFLVDEYAKIETEKLNFLKYNQSKLRSEEYFHLRDEVGRYDADQIGQRVVLPSSFIGGPRYMHERAQDAMSYVRHYGSSDLFITFTCNPKWKEIQREWYPGQKHYQRHDIIARVFHLKVKEFMDLIVKGQVFGKVRCHMLSVEWQKRGLPHIHCLLWLEEAITADMIDKVVCAEIPDVDRDPLLYDIVKANMIHGPCGSVNTFSPCMKDGCCTKRYPRPFVQETQRGQDGYPLYRRRTPEDGGFTVNLKGFQLDNRWVVPYNPVLLRTFESHINVEITNSVKSIKYVCKYITKGNDQAAFILKNDKDIDEIEIYESGRYISSSEAVWKILGFPIHERYPAVIHLALHLENGQRVYFTAHNIHNKVAKPPETTLSAFFNLCKIDEFARTLLLWEKYKDSFSEDIQFQHERQLQDSALSTKDKAYNQCLILIEDTVQTLGGQRLMDYGLHQPERFETNLQNKEYTRETNFDREDLKKKVHNAEASLTGEQSSVYQKILNSLESGTGQIFFLDSPSGTGKTFLLNLLLSKVRSNKGIALATASSGIAATLLEGGKTAHSAFRLPLNLNYSENPTCNIKKQSNLAKVLRDCKLIIWDESTMAHKAGFEALNATLKDLRNSDEVMGGVTVLLAGDFRQTLPVVPRGTRANEVNACIKSSHLWPKVQKLCLSKNMRVHLHGDASAGLFSNLLLKIGDGLYPECAGKIIIPDALATVVTELPDLIAKIYPDVADMKNKPIEWLCERAILSPKNDTAAEVNSILLKSFSGEDIYYKSFDTTTNRDDAVQYPKEFLNTLDPPGFPPHLLHLKVGTPTGEFQQGRNCSRWM; translated from the exons ATGATTCACGCAGATCGTATGCCTGCCAATGCACATAAAGGACGTTTCAATGCACCATCAGCCAACGAGGTGGCTCTAATGATTGTAGGACAGCAGTTTCAGCAGAGAGACATCATCCTTGAAAGCCGCAATGCAAAACAGCAACGAATAAGCGAACTCCATAGGGCATACGATGCCCTGCAATATCCTCTCATGTTTTGCTATGGGGAAGATGGATATTCAGTTGATGTACTTCAGCAAGATACTGCTGATAAGTTGGGGCCTACTACTAAATTACCTGTCAAGAAAACTGTTTCTGCAGCTCAGTTTTATTCCTGGCGTATAATGTTACGAGATACAGAAGAAAATTATCTGCTACGCTACTGTGCTCTTCTAAGCCAATTCTTAGTTGATGAGTATGCTAAGATAGAAactgaaaaactgaattttctcaAATACAATCAAAGCAAACTGAGATCAGAGGAATACTTTCATTTAAGAGATGAAGTAGGAAGGTATGACGCTGATCAAATAGGACAGAGAGTGGTATTACCATCATCGTTCATCGGTGGACCCCGTTACATGCACGAACGAGCTCAAGATGCCATGTCATATGTACGTCATTATGGAAGTTcagatttatttataactttcacGTGTAACCCAAAATGGAAAGAGATTCAGCGAGAATGGTATCCCGGACAGAAGCATTATCAACGTCATGACATCATTGCGAGAGTTTTCCATCTGAAAGTGAAGGAGTTTATGGATCTTATAGTTAAAGGACAAGTTTTTGGTAAAGTTCGGTGTCACATGTTATCTGTAGAGTGGCAAAAACGAGGGTTGCCCCATATTCATTGCCTGCTGTGGCTGGAAGAAGCCATTACTGCTGATATGATTGATAAAGTTGTGTGTGCTGAAATTCCAGATGTTGATCGTGATCCCCTTCTCTATGATATTGTTAAGGCTAATATGATTCATGGGCCATGCGGAAGTGTAAATACATTTTCTCCTTGCATGAAAGATGGTTGCTGCACAAAACGATATCCTCGCCCTTTCGTCCAAGAAACGCAGAGGGGACAAGATGGTTATCCTTTGTATCGTAGGAGAACTCCAGAGGACGGTGGTTTCACAGTTAATCTTAAAGGATTTCAGTTAGATAACAGATGGGTTGTACCATACAATCCCGTTTTGTTGCGTACTTTTGAATCTCATATCAATGTTGAGATAACGAATTCCGTAAAATCCATAAAGTATGTTTGCAAATACATCACTAAAGGAAATGATCAAGCAGCCTTCATTTTAAAGAATGATAAAGATATTGATGAGATAGAAATATACGAATCTGGCAGATATATCAGCAGTTCAGAAGCAGTGTGGAAGATATTGGGATTTCCTATTCATGAGAGATACCCTGCAGTAATTCATCTTGCTCTGCATCTGGAAAATGGCCAACGTGTTTACTTCACCGCACATAATATTCATAACAAAGTTGCAAAACCTCCAGAGACAACACTTTCGGCATTCTTCAACCTTTGCAAAATTGATGAGTTTGCCAGAACACTTCT CCTTTGGGAAAAGTACAAGGACAGTTTTTCAGAAGACATCCAGTTTCAGCATGAAAGACAACTGCAAGACTCCGCTCTTTCAACTAAGGACAAAGCGTACAACCAATGCTTGATTCTGATTGAAGACACTGTTCAAACTCTGGGAGGTCAGCGCTTAATGGATTATGGTTTACATCAGCCTGAGCGATTTGAGACTAATTTGCAAAACAAAGAGTACACGCGAGAAACAAATTTTGATCGtgaagatttgaagaaaaaagtacaTAATGCTGAAGCCTCTCTAACAGGCGAACAGTCCAGCGTATATCAAAAGATCCTCAACAGCCTCGAGTCTGGTACAGGCcaaatatttttcttagattcACCTAGTGGAACTGGAAAAACATTCCTCTTAAATTTACTTCTTTCAAAGGTTAGAAGCAATAAAGGCATTGCCTTGGCAACTGCATCATCTGGAATAGCTGCAACGTTATTGGAGGGTGGAAAGACAGCTCATTCTGCTTTTAGATTACCCCTTAACCTCAATTACTCAGAGAATCCAAcgtgcaatattaaaaaacagaGTAATTTGGCTAAGGTTTTACGTGATTGCAAACTTATTATCTGGGATGAGAGTACTATGGCTCATAAAGCAGGATTCGAGGCTCTTAATGCAACTCTCAAAGATCTAAGAAATTCTGATGAAGTAATGGGTGGAGTAACTGTTCTACTGGCAGGAGATTTTCGGCAAACATTACCGGTTGTACCTAGAGGAACACGTGCAAATGAAGTTAACGCATGCATCAAATCGTCGCATTTATGGCCTAAAGTGCAGAAACTTTGTTTGAGTAAGAATATGAGAGTTCATTTACATGGAGATGCGTCAGCGGGATTGTTTTCTAATCTTCTCCTTAAAATAGGAGACGGATTATATCCTGAATGTGCTGGCAAAATTATTATACCCGACGCACTCGCTACGGTAGTCACGGAATTGCCAGATCTCATCGCCAAGATTTATCCTGATGTTGCTGATATGAAAAATAAGCCCATTGAATGGTTGTGCGAGCGTGCCATCTTATCTCCAAAAAATGATACAGCCGCAGAAGTCAACAGCATCTTATTAAAGTCGTTTAGTGGAGAAGATATTTACTACAAATCttttgatacaacaacaaatcgtgATGATGCAGTGCAATATCCAAAAGAGTTTCTTAATACCTTAGACCCTCCAGGTTTTCCACCTCACCTACTTCACCTGAAAGTTGGAACACCA